A single genomic interval of Pectinophora gossypiella chromosome 22, ilPecGoss1.1, whole genome shotgun sequence harbors:
- the LOC126377148 gene encoding retinol dehydrogenase 14, with protein MIVAESWQANYLLWVFPVLIILGFLALLGLLGLFLAIRVYAQYTCGRFREKTRMDGKTVIVTGCTSGIGKETARELAKRGARVIMACRNLEAAEKVKDEIIDSTKNTKVVVKKLDLSSFASIRAFAEDIKKTEQQLDVLIHNAGYAETFKKNKSEDDIEMTMATNHYGPFLLTHLLIDLLKKSAPSRIIIVASSLYRLASVNLDNPNPLTTMPGYLYYASKEANILFTRELARRLEGTGVTANCLHPGLIDSGIWRSVPAPLSWGLALINKCFFKSPHQGCQTSVMLAVDEKLSKTTGKYFSDCRESNLSSSVSDMNKAKKLWEISEKMVKLEENDPRI; from the exons ATGATCGTAGCGGAGTCGTGGCAAGCCAACTACTTGCTCTGGGTCTTTCCAGTCCTGATCATCCTCGGCTTCCTCGCGCTCCTCGGTCTACTCGGTCTATTCCTGGCCATCAGGGTCTACGCCCAGTATACCTGCGGACGGTTCAGGGAGAAGACCAGAATGGACGGAAAGACGGTGATAGTCACCGGGTGCACCAGCGGGATTGGGAAGGAGACTGCGCGCGAGTTGGCTAAGAGAGGTGCCAGAGTTATTATGGCGTGTCGGAATTTGGAGGCGGCTGAGAAGGTTAAAG ATGAAATAATCGACTCAACCAAGAACACAAAGGTCGTGGTCAAGAAACTGGACTTGAGCTCTTTCGCGTCCATCCGAGCCTTCGCCGAAGACATCAAGAAGACAGAACAGCAGCTGGACGTACTCATCCACAACGCCGGATACGCTGAAACCTTCAAGAAGAACAAATCCGAAGACGACATCGAAATGACCATGGCAACGAACCACTACGGACCGTTTTTATTAACCCATCTCTTGATAGACTTGTTAAAGAAAAGCGCGCCTTCTAGAATTATCATCGTAGCATCTTCTTTATATCGTTTGGCTTCAGTCAACTTGGATAACCCGAATCCTTTGACGACCATGCCAGGGTATTTGTACTATGCGTCGAAGGAGGCGAATATACTCTTCACGAGAGAGCTAGCGAGGAGGTTGGAAGGTACAGGAGTGACTGCTAACTGTCTCCATCCTGGGTTAATAGACAGTGGTATTTGGAGATCAGTTCCTGCTCCGCTAAGTTGGGGACTTGCTCTGATCAACAAGTGTTTCTTCAAATCGCCTCATCAGGGCTGTCAAACGTCTGTCATGTTGGCAGTTGATGAGAAGCTCTCAAAGACTACTGGAAAGTACTTCTCGGATTGTAGAGAAAGCAACTTGTCAAGCTCAGTGTCTGATATGAATAAGGCGAAGAAACTTTGGGAGATATCGGAGAAAATGGTCAAATTGGAGGAGAACGATCCTAGGATTTAA
- the LOC126377018 gene encoding uncharacterized protein LOC126377018: protein MSDLSLQRDLVISLKRETLLNIGILSKLHPMSSDLSRMLKENCLEKPTQNVFNHLAHYLVCIIDPQVTLPWPLYDSKTERTYRNELSVFVADYSSKSLLSPVMSSYFVNPNCYKVTLLMFQMSQLAVQRVLLMKMDKEHQKKLFNEMTEKYKSQKEEGFIESIEKETEIMLSKFSNYLRKREIMEKIAKKLRDRITQMENKLKTTNAQGFIDNLVDGYVKKHSLDEDTKMEILKIKNINQSVPFFDKWLADLDKQMDVMESNWDAKMSPFLKLSQTTSENTQTLIARQTGEADKKTFTIEFNPKTDDISTLDLQKQVNSQQKYILKNIIKDEKLNFPNLIRGFLISICFILKNMEVGDEIYQFNEYLEGGQRNYSEIVSAMKILVERVMNAEGRLQPQQETFSTFTSSREISEIPPLPDLSDIKMNREFHHQTIFETFTPLHFTKHQFNLRKQRTGFIKPMSKTFATPFHRAPRDDFLKSLISCRVSAYDHMNITQNNNMSVMNHTAHRMNETIAECTSGFTKQQICRLLSTKKTSSSKKMKHKVDRPNIKIKKGGLFNESNISNDSINLIRSHSSPNLFENKEKRSRTNLRSRKLSIMKEDSPSLLEVSGIAALERDSNHSTPQGVISLESTRKLIDASSLPSISMTVTPRSDVSDNPVDLNKELSEFKEPQMIKPIRKSKESFGEAKTVVPQRKSTEIVKEETKTDTPKNNTQIVKKTSSLEKIINRFKKVRASVLPSEGNDENNDFKTIFEEKENLNSVNVDVFTANRNLLPDLLSPSCSLIAPKSNDNFLDQLYFDSDEDKPRKPRESLGTALGVDQTFLDQFDLID, encoded by the exons ATGTCGGACTTGTCGTTGCAACGAGATCTTGTGATATCTCTAAAACGAGAGACGTTATTAAACATTGGGATACTTAGCAAGCTCCATCCGATGTCTTCTGACTTGTCCCGGATGCTGAAAGAAAATTGTTTGGAGAAACCTACTCAAAATGTGTTTAATCATCTGGCGCATTACTTGGTTTGTATTATCGATCCTCAGGTTACCTTGCCTTGGCCTTTGTATGACTCGAAAACAGAAAGAACTTATAGAAATGAGCTTTCAGTGTTCGTTGCTGACTACAGCAGTAAAAGTTTGCTGTCTCCAGTGATGTCCTCATATTTCGTTAACCCAAATTGCTACAAGGTCACTCTGTTAATGTTTCAAATGTCTCAATTGGCTGTCCAACGCGTTTTACTAATGAAAATGGACAAAGAACACCAAAAGAAACTCTTCAATGAAATGACTGAAAAATACAAGTCTCAGAAAGAGGAGGGATTTATAGAGAGTATTGAAAAAGAGACAGAAATAATGTTGAGTAAGTTCTCTAACTATCTGAGGAAGCGAGAAATTATGGAGAAAATTGCTAAGAAGTTACGAGATCGCATCACACAGATGGAAAACAAGTTAAAAACAACAAATGCACAAGGATTCATTGACAATTTAGTTGATGGTTATGTTAAAAAACATTCACTGGATGAAGACACAAAAatggaaatattaaaaataaaaaatattaatcagTCAGTTCCTTTCTTCGATAAATGGCTAGCAGATCTAGATAAGCAAATGGATGTAATGGAATCCAATTGGGATGCCAAAATGTCTCCATTTCTAAAACTATCTCAGACAACTTCGGAAAACACACAAACGTTAATAGCAAGGCAGACAGGAGAAGCAGATAAGAAAACATTTACGATTGAATTTAATCCGAAAACTGATGACATTTCTAcgcttgatcttcagaaacaaGTGAATAGCCAACAGAAATACATattgaaaaacataattaaagatGAAAAATTGAATTTCCCCAACCTAATAAGGGGATTTCTTATATCcatttgttttatattgaaGAATATGGAAGTTGGGGATGAGATCTACCAGTTCAATGAGTATTTGGAAGGCGGACAGAGGAATTATAGTGAAATTGTGTCGGCTATGAAGATTCTGGTTGAAAGAGTCATGAATGCTGAAGGAAGGCTGCAG CCACAACAAGAAACCTTCAGTACCTTCACGTCATCGCGGGAAATCTCCGAGATACCTCCGTTGCCAGATCTATCAGACATTAAGATGAACAGAGAGTTCCACCACCAAACTATATTCGAGACTTTCACTCCTTTGCACTTTACCAAACACCAATTCAACTTACGCAAGCAAAGAACTGGCTTTATCAAGCCAATGTCGAAGACTTTTGCCACACCTTTCCATCGGGCGCCAAGAGACGACTTCTTGAAGAGTCTTATTTCATGTCGCGTTAGTGCATACGACCATATGAACATaacacaaaacaacaatatGTCTGTAATGAATCACACCGCTCATAGAATGAACGAAACCATTGCAGAATGTACGTCCGGCTTCACTAAACAACAAATCTGCCGGTTGCTTTCGACTAAGAAGACAAGCAGTTCTAAGAAAATGAAGCACAAAGTGGATAGACCAAACATTAAGATCAAGAAAGGTGGTCTTTTCAATGAATCCAACATTTCTAATGACAGTATAAATCTGATTAGAAGTCATTCTTCGCCAAATCTTTTTGAGAATAAGGAGAAACGGTCGCGGACCAACTTAAGGTCTCGTAAGTTATCCATCATGAAGGAAGATAGTCCGTCTCTTTTGGAAGTATCTGGAATCGCTGCGTTAGAACGAGACAGCAATCACAGTACACCACAAGGTGTTATCTCACTCGAAAGCACGAGAAAGCTAATAGATGCTTCAAGTTTGCCTTCTATCTCCATGACAGTGACGCCGAGAAGCGATGTATCAGATAACCCCGTAGATTTGAATAAAGAACTAAGCGAATTCAAGGAACCACAGATGATCAAACCAATACGAAAGAGCAAAGAGTCGTTTGGCGAAGCAAAAACAGTTGTACCACAGAGAAAAAGCACAGAAATAGTTAAGGAGGAAACTAAAACAGATACGCCAAAAAATAACACACAGATAGTAAAAAAGACAAGTTCTTTAGAGAAAATTATAAATAGGTTCAAAAAAGTACGAGCAAGTGTCTTGCCAAGTGAAGGTAATGATGAAAATAatgattttaaaacaatattcgaGGAGAAAGAAAATCTTAATTCAGTCAATGTAGATGTATTTACGGCAAATAGGAATTTACTTCCTGATTTATTAAGTCCAAGTTGTAGTTTAATAGCGCCGAAGTCCAACGATAATTTTTTAGATCAACTTTATTTCGACAGTGATGAGGATAAGCCGAGGAAACCAAGGGAGAGTCTTGGCACTGCGCTGGGGGTAGACCAAACGTTTTTAGACCAATTTGATTTGATAGACTAA